The following proteins come from a genomic window of Streptomyces liliiviolaceus:
- the dnaJ gene encoding molecular chaperone DnaJ: MSTKDFIEKDYYKVLGVPKDATEAEIKKAYRKLAREFHPDANKGNARAEERFKEISEANDILGDPKKRKEYDEARTLFGNGGFRPGPGGSGGSFNFDLGDLFGGGPQGGAGGAGPQGGAGGFGGGIGDVFGGLFNRGGAGPGARTQPRRGQDIDTEVTLSFTEAVDGATVPLRMTSQSPCKACSGTGDKNGTPRVCPTCVGTGQVARGSGGGFSLTDPCPDCKGRGLIAEHACAVCSGSGRAKSSRTMQVRIPAGVSDSQRIRLRGKGAPGERGGPSGDLYVTVHVDTHPVFGRKGDNLTVTVPVTFTEAALGGEVRVPTLGGPPVTLKLPPGTPNGRTMRARGKGAVRKDGSRGDLLVTVEVSVPADLTGKARDALEAYREATAEEDPRAELFQAAKGA; encoded by the coding sequence ACCGCAAACTCGCCCGCGAGTTCCACCCGGACGCCAACAAGGGGAACGCGCGCGCCGAGGAGCGCTTCAAGGAGATCTCCGAGGCGAACGACATCCTCGGGGACCCCAAGAAGCGCAAGGAGTACGACGAGGCCCGCACCCTCTTCGGCAACGGCGGCTTCCGTCCCGGCCCGGGCGGTTCGGGCGGCTCCTTCAACTTCGACCTGGGGGACCTCTTCGGAGGCGGCCCCCAGGGCGGAGCGGGCGGTGCCGGTCCGCAGGGCGGGGCCGGCGGCTTCGGCGGCGGCATAGGGGACGTCTTCGGCGGACTCTTCAACCGCGGCGGTGCGGGCCCCGGTGCCCGGACGCAGCCGCGGCGCGGCCAGGACATCGACACCGAGGTCACGCTCAGCTTCACGGAGGCCGTGGACGGGGCGACCGTCCCGCTGCGGATGACCTCGCAGTCGCCCTGCAAGGCCTGTTCGGGCACCGGCGACAAGAACGGCACACCGCGCGTGTGCCCGACCTGCGTCGGCACCGGCCAGGTGGCGCGCGGTTCGGGCGGCGGGTTCTCGCTGACCGACCCGTGCCCCGACTGCAAGGGCCGCGGCCTGATCGCGGAGCACGCCTGCGCGGTCTGCAGTGGCTCGGGACGCGCCAAGTCGTCCCGGACCATGCAGGTCCGTATCCCCGCCGGGGTGTCGGACAGCCAGCGCATCCGGCTCCGCGGCAAGGGCGCGCCGGGCGAACGGGGCGGCCCGTCGGGCGACCTGTACGTCACGGTGCACGTGGACACACATCCGGTCTTCGGCCGCAAGGGCGACAACCTCACCGTCACCGTGCCCGTCACCTTCACGGAGGCGGCACTGGGCGGCGAGGTCCGCGTGCCCACGCTCGGGGGGCCTCCGGTCACCCTGAAGCTGCCGCCGGGCACCCCCAACGGCCGTACGATGCGGGCCCGCGGCAAGGGCGCGGTCCGCAAGGACGGCTCGCGCGGGGACCTGTTGGTCACCGTCGAGGTGAGTGTCCCGGCGGACCTGACGGGGAAGGCTCGTGACGCGCTGGAGGCGTATCGCGAGGCGACCGCGGAGGAGGATCCGCGGGCTGAGCTGTTCCAGGCCGCGAAGGGAGCATGA
- a CDS encoding heat shock protein transcriptional repressor HspR, with the protein MDAPGRRRQNSFTGRAYELTEETPVYVISVAAQLSGLHPQTLRQYDRLGLVSPDRTAGRGRRYSARDIELLRTVQQLSQDEGINLAGIKRIIELENQVAALQSRVAELSSALEGAAATMQQREAAVHASYRRDLVPYQEVQQTSALVVWRPKRPPTD; encoded by the coding sequence ATGGACGCACCCGGACGCCGTCGGCAGAACTCCTTCACCGGCAGGGCCTACGAGCTGACGGAAGAGACACCGGTGTACGTCATCTCGGTGGCCGCCCAGCTCTCCGGTCTGCACCCGCAGACGCTGCGTCAGTACGACCGCCTCGGCCTGGTCTCCCCGGACCGCACGGCCGGGCGCGGCCGGCGCTACTCGGCCCGCGACATCGAACTGCTGCGCACCGTCCAGCAGTTGTCGCAGGACGAGGGCATCAACCTCGCCGGCATCAAACGCATCATCGAGCTGGAGAACCAGGTCGCCGCACTCCAGTCCCGGGTCGCGGAACTGTCGTCGGCCCTGGAGGGCGCGGCGGCGACCATGCAGCAGCGCGAGGCCGCGGTGCACGCCTCGTACCGCCGCGACCTGGTTCCGTACCAGGAGGTCCAGCAGACGAGCGCGCTGGTGGTGTGGCGCCCCAAGCGCCCGCCGACGGACTGA
- a CDS encoding class I SAM-dependent methyltransferase, with amino-acid sequence MPEPDRRKQSFGGADEAFAHPRLAAVYDPLDPDRGDLDAYVRVVAEFGARRVLDIGCGTGVFALLLAGRGIEVVGVDPARASLDVARAKPGGGQVRWLHGDATTLPPLRVDLATMTANVAQQIVDDQAWQGTLRGAHDALRPGGHLVFETRDPARRAWEEWNREATYAVTEIPGVGAVESWVQLGEVSGQLVSFRHTYVFAEDGQELTSDSTLRFRERREIESDLRAQGYVVRDVRDAPDRPGREFVFVAQRPEADS; translated from the coding sequence GTGCCCGAGCCCGACCGGCGGAAGCAGTCCTTCGGCGGTGCCGACGAGGCCTTCGCGCACCCCCGCCTCGCCGCCGTCTACGACCCGCTCGATCCCGATCGCGGCGACCTCGACGCGTACGTCCGTGTCGTCGCGGAGTTCGGGGCGCGCCGCGTGCTCGACATCGGGTGCGGGACCGGTGTGTTCGCGCTGCTGCTCGCCGGGCGCGGGATCGAGGTCGTCGGGGTCGATCCGGCGCGGGCGTCCCTCGACGTGGCCCGCGCGAAACCCGGCGGCGGGCAGGTGCGCTGGCTCCACGGGGACGCCACCACGCTCCCGCCCCTGCGCGTCGACCTCGCGACGATGACGGCGAACGTGGCCCAGCAGATCGTCGACGACCAGGCGTGGCAGGGCACCCTGCGGGGCGCCCACGATGCCCTGCGGCCCGGCGGGCATCTCGTCTTCGAGACCCGGGACCCGGCCCGGCGCGCCTGGGAGGAGTGGAACCGCGAGGCCACGTACGCCGTGACGGAGATCCCGGGCGTCGGCGCGGTCGAGAGCTGGGTCCAATTGGGCGAGGTCAGTGGGCAGTTGGTGTCCTTCCGGCACACCTATGTGTTCGCCGAGGACGGGCAGGAGCTGACGTCCGATTCGACGCTGCGCTTCCGCGAACGGCGGGAGATCGAGTCGGATCTGCGGGCCCAGGGTTATGTCGTACGGGACGTCCGCGACGCCCCCGACCGGCCGGGCCGCGAGTTCGTCTTCGTCGCGCAGCGGCCGGAAGCGGACTCCTGA
- a CDS encoding DUF6243 family protein, translated as MTVSKNINNPVGQGGGQRKKQSRTERANNGPYRNLDRQGAAEQKAELVRKMREKAAAAEAARTSDDDDSAQS; from the coding sequence GTGACCGTCAGCAAGAACATCAACAACCCCGTGGGCCAGGGCGGCGGCCAGCGCAAGAAGCAGTCCCGCACCGAACGGGCGAACAACGGCCCGTACCGCAACCTCGACCGGCAGGGCGCGGCCGAGCAGAAGGCGGAGCTGGTGCGCAAGATGCGCGAGAAGGCAGCCGCGGCCGAGGCCGCCCGCACGTCGGACGACGACGACAGCGCACAGAGCTGA
- a CDS encoding Uma2 family endonuclease, whose protein sequence is MTETRTEPPCPPENGAGLDEVRWQAWEAMELPEGYRAEIVEGAIEVSPTGRYAHSQTVFLLKEALGGFLKGGDFAARNDTNVVHAGCVWVPDLFIVPRDTERYVTADGVGITAAAVRLVAGVVSPDGPRQERDRVRKRREYARAAIPVYVVIDAHDDQGTVTVLTEPRPDRADWVGVHRVPFGTELTVPEGPAKGFVITEAITGPPRAKQ, encoded by the coding sequence ATGACCGAGACCAGGACCGAGCCTCCCTGCCCGCCCGAGAACGGGGCCGGCCTCGACGAGGTCCGGTGGCAGGCATGGGAGGCCATGGAACTCCCCGAGGGCTACCGGGCCGAGATCGTCGAAGGAGCCATCGAAGTGTCACCCACGGGCCGCTACGCGCACAGCCAGACCGTCTTCCTCCTCAAGGAGGCGCTGGGAGGCTTTCTGAAGGGCGGGGACTTCGCCGCCCGGAACGACACGAACGTCGTGCACGCGGGCTGCGTATGGGTACCGGACCTGTTCATCGTCCCCAGGGACACGGAGCGGTACGTCACCGCCGACGGCGTGGGCATCACCGCGGCCGCCGTCCGGCTGGTCGCGGGCGTCGTCTCCCCGGACGGGCCCCGCCAGGAGCGCGACCGCGTCAGGAAGCGCCGCGAGTACGCCCGCGCCGCCATCCCCGTGTACGTCGTCATCGACGCCCACGACGACCAGGGCACCGTGACCGTCCTCACCGAACCCCGCCCCGACCGGGCCGACTGGGTGGGAGTCCACCGCGTGCCCTTCGGCACCGAACTCACCGTCCCCGAGGGCCCCGCCAAGGGCTTCGTCATCACGGAAGCGATCACGGGACCTCCGCGGGCCAAGCAGTGA